A window of the Opitutaceae bacterium genome harbors these coding sequences:
- a CDS encoding biopolymer transporter ExbD — translation MLNLDYISQDNGSEEGINISPLIDIVFILLLFFVVTSVFVEETGVEVNKPDSSQAQSLNRQSILIAISADGRVFHGGQEIGLFGIGPTLNRFAVSPDQPVIIQADGLTSTQVLISALDEVKAAGLENVNVATRTQ, via the coding sequence ATGTTGAATCTGGATTACATTTCACAGGACAACGGATCGGAGGAGGGCATCAACATTTCGCCGCTCATCGATATTGTTTTCATCCTGTTGCTGTTCTTTGTCGTGACGTCCGTGTTTGTCGAAGAGACCGGAGTCGAAGTGAACAAACCGGATTCGAGCCAGGCCCAGTCGCTGAATCGGCAGAGCATCCTGATTGCGATTTCTGCCGATGGACGGGTCTTCCATGGTGGACAGGAAATCGGCCTTTTCGGAATCGGTCCGACTTTGAATCGGTTCGCGGTGTCACCCGACCAGCCGGTCATCATCCAGGCCGATGGTCTGACCTCGACGCAGGTTCTCATCTCGGCTCTGGACGAGGTAAAGGCGGCCGGGCTTGAG